GCATCGACGACGCCGAGTCGAACATCGCCGCCGGCGTGGCCTACGATCGCACCCTGTGGCTGCGCTGGGCGCAGGACTCCATCGAGGCCGATCGGTTGCCGTTCATGTTCGCGAGCTACAACGCGGGCCGGGGCACGCTGCTGCAGGCGCAGAAGCGCGCGCGCGCCGAACAGCTCGATCCGCGGGCCTGGCCGAGTATCGAGCGCGTGGCGCCCACGGTGCCGCGGTGGCGGCACACCGAAACGTTGGGGTACGTGAAGCGCATCGCCGCGTTTCAGGCGGGGCTCGATGATCGGGGGCGCGTGATCGCCAATGGCGTGACGGCGCGCGGCAAGCGCTAGCGATCGCGAGAAATCGCTACCGATCGCTACCGATCGCTACCGATCGCCGCGTCGCGCGCACCAGAACTGGTACATCCCCCAGAAAGTCATGGGATGCCGCTCCTCGAAGCGGGCCCACGCCGCCAGATCGCGCCCCGCCTGCGGCGCGGGATGTTCCGCGGCGAACCGCCACTGTACATCGCGCGGCAGCTGAAAGCCCAGGAACTCGAGATCGAGGGCCGCGAGCTCGCCCGCAAGCTCCTCGATGGTGTAGCTCCGCTCCTGGACGTGCGCGACGAGGTCACGAAAGCCACTCAAAGCGTACGCGTCCAGCGAGTCCATTGCTGCGGCGGCGGGATGCGCCCCGGGTAACGCGAGCAGATGCTGTCGCGCGCGACGCAGGTCATCGTCGCGGGTGGGCAGGCCTTGGGACATGATCTCGGCGCGCGCGGCGCGCACGCTGCGCCGTGCCAGCGTGCTGTACAGGCCAATCTTCAACAGTCCGCGCGGCGCGAGCCGCTGCACGAGTTGTTGCCACCCGGCGCGCGGATCGCGCAGGTGATGCAACACGCCGGAGCAACTGATCACCGCGTAGTGGGTGTCGAGCTGTTCGAGCGCAAGCAGATCGCCGTGGAAGAGCCGCACATTCCGGATCTGCAGCGTATCGAGCATGCGGGACGCATACCCGAGACTGGCGCGACTCAGGTCGAACGCGGTGATCTCGGCGTTGGGGAAGCTCGTGGCGAGGTGCGCGGTTTGCCGGCCGGTGCCGCAGCCGGCAATCAGGATGCTCCGCCCCTCCGGCGGTGCCACGTCGGGGCGCCATTCACGCGCCAGTTCGGCGAGCGTGCTGACGCGCGCGGTCGGCGCGGTAACCCAGCGGGGATACGGATGCGCTTCGTACTGCGCGCGCACGCGCGCCGATCCGTCATCGCTCGTGAGGGCGAGGGACGGGATCTCGGCCGCGCGCTGCTGTTCTTCCAGGAGATCGCGCACCTGCCGCTGCAGCAGTCGCGACATCGGCTCGGCGAGCGCGCCCCACGTGCGGTCGGCAATCGGCTCGAGCAACTCCCATCCGGCGACGGTCCGCAGCGGCCGGTACAGGCTGTAGGTGAGCAGCACCGGGGCGAGCACCGCCGGCGAGGTCCCGCTGGCGAGCGTCGTGCCCATCGCGTCCGCCATGGCCTGCACCATCGCGGTTTCCTCGGGTGACTCGGCCCAGACGTATTCGCCGTTGAACGCGGCGGCGCCGAGCCACGCGATGCTGTTCCAGAGCCAGCGCTGGGCGATGAACGCCGGGTCGATGGCGCGCTCCAGCAGCGCGCGACGCCACCGCACGCATAGCGCTTCGCCCTCGCGCGTCCCCACCACAATGTGCGGCAGCAGGAGCGGCACGAGGGGATGCCCGACCAGGTCGTGCAGCGCATCGGTCACGACCGACTCGGCCGGCGACCGCAGTTGCCGGGCGGCATCGGATCCGGTGAGCAACGCGAGGAGCGACGGCGCGAGTGCCTGCGCCGGCACGCCGGGATCGGCCGCCACGCTTGCCAGCACCGCGAGGACGGTGTCGTTGGCCACCGAGATCGCCACCGACTCCAGGAGGGTCGCGACGAGTCGGCGCAGCGGCGCCATCGCTGGTGAGGTGCGATCGGCGGGCGACGCGTGTCCGAGCGTTTCGAAGAGCAGGAGGAGCGCCTCTCGCTGCTGCCCAGCGCTGAACAGGGCGAGCGCGCGCTCGTGAATCACTGCGGGGGCGTCGGGAATGGGCAGACCTTCAGTGGGGTGGACGGCGCGCGAACCGAGGACACGTCACCCGAACATGACGCCGATCTACGGACTTGGCGAGTCCGGCGCGATCCTCATGGGCACCCCGAAGCGGGGGAAGAGCGCTTCGGTATCGAGGAAATAGTTCATGTGCCCGATCGTGTCGCCGTCGAACTCCACCAGCACAATCGCCCACGGCTGGGCGCCGCCCTGCCGATACTGCGCAAAGGCGGGGACCCCGTTCGCCTGCACTGGCACGAGCACCGACCCTTCGCACCCCGCGCCGCGGCCGCTGAGCCAGTCGGCGATGTCGGCACGCCCCTGCAGCCAGAAGTCGTAGGGGGGCATGCACATCGTGGCGTCGTCGCGCAGCAGACTGACGATGCGCGGCACGTCGTACGCTTCGAAGGCCTTCGTGAAGGCCTCGAGCAGGTGACGTTGCGCGGGCGTCAACGCGGCCTGCTCAGTCGCCATGTTGCGAGCGGCGAGTGCCACGAGCCGATCGAGTGACTCGCCCTGCCGATGCTCGGCGAGGGTGGCGCGGGCCCGCTGCAGCGCGCTGTTCACGGCCGCGACGGTCATGTCGAGCGCCTCGGCCGTTTCGGCGGCGCTCCAATTGAGCACCTGCGTGAGAATGAGCGCGGCGCGCTGGCGTGCGGGGAGATGCTGCAGCGCGGCGACAAAGGCGAGCCGGATGCTTTCGCGCAGCACGGCCTGCTCATGTACGTCGATGTCGGCCGGGATGACCGCGAGATCGGGCACCGGCTCGAGCCAGTACCCGCGGGGCTTCGTTGGCAGGTCGTCGGTGGTCTTGTTGGCCGGGTGCAGATCCATCGCGCGCAGGCGCGGCGAGCGCCCCGAGAGCGCATCGAGGCAGACGTTGGTGGCGATGCGGTGCAGCCAGGTGGACAGCTGCGCGCGCCCGTCGAACGTGTCGCGTGCCTTCCAGGCGCGCAGCATGGTTTCCTGCACCGCATCTTCGGCGTCGAGCACCGAGCCGAGCAGCCGATAGCAGTGGGCTGTGAGTTGGGGGCGGTGGCGCTCGAAATCGGGAGACATGGCAGGCGAGGCGTGTGGGGAGTGACGACCGAACAACCTACGCGACCGCCCCGATACCCGCTGACCGCGTCCCCGTTCGTCCCTGTACGGGCCGGGGCCGCCGTGCGTAGAATGGGCCATGGACAACATCACGCATGGCCTGGCCGGCCTGCTCATGGCCGACGTGACCGTGCAGTCGATGAGTTCGCGCCAGCGTCGCACGATTTCGCCGCGGGTGCGCCGGGCGACGGTGCTGCTGGGGATCGCGGCCGCGGAGTTCCCCGACAGTGATCTGCTGTACTCGGGGCCGCTGGTGCAGTTGGGGCCGCTCGGCTACTTGCTGCATCATCGCGGGCACACGCATACGCTCATCTGGGCGACGATCAGTGCGCTCGCGTTGTGGTGGTTCGCGCGCCGATGGATTGCGCGCGGTGATTCCGCCGACCGATCGACGCCCACCGGGCCGTTGCTGTGGCTCGCGCTCGCCGGGACGTGGTCGCACCTGCTCCTCGACTGGACGAACAGCTACGGGGTGCATCCGTTCTGGCCGCTCGATGACCGGTGGTACTACGGCGACGCGGTATTCATCGTGGAGCCGTGGTTGTGGCTGGTGGCCATTCCGCCGCTGCTCTTTGGCGCGCGCTCGCGCGGCGGGCGCGTGCTGTTGGTGCTGCTCGCGCTCGTGATGCTGGCGGCGAGCGGATTCACCGGACAGGTCGCGGGTGTGATTGCGGTGGCGCTGCTGGTGTTCGCGGCGCTGTGGACGGGTGCGCAGTGGCTGCTCCCGGCGCGCGGCCGCGCCTGGGCCGGCCTCGCACTGTGGGCGGGTGTCACGACGGGCTTTGTGGTGAGCGGTCGCGCCGTGCGCGCGGCGGTCACGGCAACCGCGGCGGCGCGTGGGGACACGGTGCTGGATGTGGTGCTCAATCCCGCGCCCGGCGATCCAACGTGCTGGTCCACACTCGTCGTCTCGCGCAGCGCGGATCGGTCCACGTACCGCCTCACGAGCGGCATTGCGGGGCTCCTGGCGCGCCGCAACGCCGAGGCGTGTCTCACGACGTACGCGAACGGGCGCGTAGGCGGTGATGTGCTCGGTGGGTTGCCGGGGACGTCGGCTCAGGTGCCCTTCGACGTGTCGCCGGCGCTCGCGTGGCGGACCACGTGGGCGGCGCCGGTGGCCGATCTCGTGCAGCTGTCGAATACGCGCTGCGAAGTGGCCGCGGCGTTGCGCTTCATGCGCACGCCGGTGTGGCAGACCACGGCAGATGGATATCTCCTGCTCGCCGACGCGCGCTACGGTACCGGTGGCGGCTTCAACGCGCTCGCGTATCCGGCGGCCGCGGGGCCGTGCTCGATTGCGGGGCGGTGGATTCCGTCCTGGACGCCGCCCCGCCTGGATGTGCTGCGCGGCCGCTAGGGCCGACAGACGGGCGGTGCGCCCACCTTGAGGTCGAGCGGGACGGCCACCACGGTGAACTCCTGCACGCGCGGCGGCATGGTGGGCGCGAGGGTGATTCCCACGCGCAGGGCACCGCTGGCGCACCGCAGCTTCCACGCGCCGCGCAGCGCATTCTCGGCCCACAGCGGTCCCTCGGGTTCACAGCGACCACCGGCCGCATCGACCAGCTTCCGGATGGCGGCGGCGCGACGCGGCCCACTTTCGTCGAGAAAGAGATTCATCGCGGCGATGCTGTCGGCGAGCGGCTGCTGCCACTGCTGCACGAGGCGCGTGGCCTTCTGCTGCAGATCCACCAGCACCGGTGAGGGCTGCACCGTGCGCGGCACCAGCGCACCGGCCCTGGCGAGGGCTTCGAACGCGGCGTCGATGGGCGCGCCCCAGCTGGTGTAGGTGAGGTTGCCAAGCGCGACGATCCCGACGCCGTATTCGGGGAGCCAGCGCATCTGCGAGCCAAAGCCGGGGAGGCCGCCGGAGTGGGCGACGATGTGGTTGAAGAGACAGTTCTGCGACACGCGCAGCCCGTACGCGTACCCACCGCTCGTGTGGGCGAGCTCGCCGTTGGCATTGCGCGCCGCGGTGCCGCCGCTGAAGCGCGCCACGAGCTGCATTTCGCGC
This DNA window, taken from Gemmatimonadaceae bacterium, encodes the following:
- a CDS encoding transglycosylase SLT domain-containing protein, giving the protein MRTRHLWGALLFVSSAAQAQPRAAADRYDDAFRKAAKRQFGPAFDWRVFKAQGMAESNIDPTARSGVGARGVMQLMPMTFREVASKNPELTRIDDAESNIAAGVAYDRTLWLRWAQDSIEADRLPFMFASYNAGRGTLLQAQKRARAEQLDPRAWPSIERVAPTVPRWRHTETLGYVKRIAAFQAGLDDRGRVIANGVTARGKR
- a CDS encoding class I SAM-dependent methyltransferase; this translates as MIHERALALFSAGQQREALLLLFETLGHASPADRTSPAMAPLRRLVATLLESVAISVANDTVLAVLASVAADPGVPAQALAPSLLALLTGSDAARQLRSPAESVVTDALHDLVGHPLVPLLLPHIVVGTREGEALCVRWRRALLERAIDPAFIAQRWLWNSIAWLGAAAFNGEYVWAESPEETAMVQAMADAMGTTLASGTSPAVLAPVLLTYSLYRPLRTVAGWELLEPIADRTWGALAEPMSRLLQRQVRDLLEEQQRAAEIPSLALTSDDGSARVRAQYEAHPYPRWVTAPTARVSTLAELAREWRPDVAPPEGRSILIAGCGTGRQTAHLATSFPNAEITAFDLSRASLGYASRMLDTLQIRNVRLFHGDLLALEQLDTHYAVISCSGVLHHLRDPRAGWQQLVQRLAPRGLLKIGLYSTLARRSVRAARAEIMSQGLPTRDDDLRRARQHLLALPGAHPAAAAMDSLDAYALSGFRDLVAHVQERSYTIEELAGELAALDLEFLGFQLPRDVQWRFAAEHPAPQAGRDLAAWARFEERHPMTFWGMYQFWCARRGDR
- a CDS encoding sigma-70 family RNA polymerase sigma factor encodes the protein MAHSTHGGPGPYRDERGRGQRVSGRSRRLFGRHSPHASPAMSPDFERHRPQLTAHCYRLLGSVLDAEDAVQETMLRAWKARDTFDGRAQLSTWLHRIATNVCLDALSGRSPRLRAMDLHPANKTTDDLPTKPRGYWLEPVPDLAVIPADIDVHEQAVLRESIRLAFVAALQHLPARQRAALILTQVLNWSAAETAEALDMTVAAVNSALQRARATLAEHRQGESLDRLVALAARNMATEQAALTPAQRHLLEAFTKAFEAYDVPRIVSLLRDDATMCMPPYDFWLQGRADIADWLSGRGAGCEGSVLVPVQANGVPAFAQYRQGGAQPWAIVLVEFDGDTIGHMNYFLDTEALFPRFGVPMRIAPDSPSP
- a CDS encoding metal-dependent hydrolase; the encoded protein is MDNITHGLAGLLMADVTVQSMSSRQRRTISPRVRRATVLLGIAAAEFPDSDLLYSGPLVQLGPLGYLLHHRGHTHTLIWATISALALWWFARRWIARGDSADRSTPTGPLLWLALAGTWSHLLLDWTNSYGVHPFWPLDDRWYYGDAVFIVEPWLWLVAIPPLLFGARSRGGRVLLVLLALVMLAASGFTGQVAGVIAVALLVFAALWTGAQWLLPARGRAWAGLALWAGVTTGFVVSGRAVRAAVTATAAARGDTVLDVVLNPAPGDPTCWSTLVVSRSADRSTYRLTSGIAGLLARRNAEACLTTYANGRVGGDVLGGLPGTSAQVPFDVSPALAWRTTWAAPVADLVQLSNTRCEVAAALRFMRTPVWQTTADGYLLLADARYGTGGGFNALAYPAAAGPCSIAGRWIPSWTPPRLDVLRGR